The following are from one region of the Ptychodera flava strain L36383 chromosome 15, AS_Pfla_20210202, whole genome shotgun sequence genome:
- the LOC139151386 gene encoding uncharacterized protein isoform X2, producing MASSVLPSNYQFDFYVLYADADLEFVEQFVEKIEEETEKRGHYKDGPNATLGSYNFDNLEKALEVCERTFIILSNHTNNNEEIYFEGLNALEKYLQENKKENRMRLVPVILQGGVLPNFLRVFSKIEQRSKYFWKNICDTVCTPIASTLALCSRVNDRSGAPSLAQGIQDAGVSSSTSPTREYYDGYESLR from the exons ATGGCATCGTCGGTTCTACCTTCAAACTATCAGTTCGATTTTTATGTACTTTACGCGGATGCAGATCTTGAATTTGTCGAGCAGTTCGTCGAAAAGATTGAAGAGGAGACAGAGAAACGCGGTCATTACAAGGACGGTCCGAACGCAACTCTTGGAAGTTACAACTTCGATAATCTCGAAAAGGCGCTTGAAGTTTGCGAAAGGACCTTCATTATTTTGAGCAATCACACCAATAACAATGAAGAGATTTACTTTGAAGGACTGAACGCACTGGAAAAGTATTTACAGGAAAACAAAAAGGAGAACCGTATGAGACTGGTTCCCGTCATTCTACAAGGTGGTGTGTTGCCGAACTTTCTTCGTGTATTCAGTAAAATCGAACAACGTAGTAAGTACTTCTGGAAAAACATTTGCGATACCGTGTGCACACCAATCGCATCAACACTAGCACTGTGTAGTCGTGTCAACGACCGGAGTGGTGCTCCATCATTAGCCCAGGGTATACAAGATGCTGGAGTGTCGAGTT CAACATCCCCAACACGAGAATACTATGATGGTTATGAGAGTCTCCGCTAA
- the LOC139151386 gene encoding uncharacterized protein isoform X1: MASSVLPSNYQFDFYVLYADADLEFVEQFVEKIEEETEKRGHYKDGPNATLGSYNFDNLEKALEVCERTFIILSNHTNNNEEIYFEGLNALEKYLQENKKENRMRLVPVILQGGVLPNFLRVFSKIEQRSKYFWKNICDTVCTPIASTLALCSRVNDRSGAPSLAQGIQDAGVSSSTPLVHLQLVGTDSLQTNDATSPTREYYDGYESLR; this comes from the exons ATGGCATCGTCGGTTCTACCTTCAAACTATCAGTTCGATTTTTATGTACTTTACGCGGATGCAGATCTTGAATTTGTCGAGCAGTTCGTCGAAAAGATTGAAGAGGAGACAGAGAAACGCGGTCATTACAAGGACGGTCCGAACGCAACTCTTGGAAGTTACAACTTCGATAATCTCGAAAAGGCGCTTGAAGTTTGCGAAAGGACCTTCATTATTTTGAGCAATCACACCAATAACAATGAAGAGATTTACTTTGAAGGACTGAACGCACTGGAAAAGTATTTACAGGAAAACAAAAAGGAGAACCGTATGAGACTGGTTCCCGTCATTCTACAAGGTGGTGTGTTGCCGAACTTTCTTCGTGTATTCAGTAAAATCGAACAACGTAGTAAGTACTTCTGGAAAAACATTTGCGATACCGTGTGCACACCAATCGCATCAACACTAGCACTGTGTAGTCGTGTCAACGACCGGAGTGGTGCTCCATCATTAGCCCAGGGTATACAAGATGCTGGAGTGTCGAGTT CCACTCCCCTTGTTCATCTGCAACTGGTTGGTACAGACAGCTTGCAGACCAATGATG CAACATCCCCAACACGAGAATACTATGATGGTTATGAGAGTCTCCGCTAA